Part of the Aquicella lusitana genome is shown below.
CGCTGGATCCAAAGGGAGTGCAGGAAAAATTCGGTGTCCCGCCAGAACGTATAATTGATTATTTAACACTGGTAGGCGATACCTCCGATAATATTCCTGGCGTCCCCCAGGTGGGGCCTAAAACGGCAGCGAAATGGCTTCAAATATATGGATCGCTCGCTAACATTGTTGCAAACGCTGAAAAAATCAGTGGTAAAGTCGGTGACAATTTACGGCAGTCCCTTTCCCAACTGCCGCTTACCCAATCCCTCGTCACCATCAAAATGGATGTCGATTTGCCACTCAGTTTTGCTGATTTAAAAATAAAACCGGCTGACAAATCAGTCCTGATCGATTGTTATAAAGAAATGGAATTTAAAAACTGGTTATCTGAGTTATTGGAGGAACGGAAGGAAAATAACACGGATAAATATAAAAACTACCGCATTATTACAGATGAAAACGCCTTCAATGATTTACTTAAGCAGATCGATCAAGCGCATGAAATCGCTTTCGACACTGAAACAACCAGTCTTGATTATATGAACGCACAATTAGTCGGCCTTTCAATTGCATTTGCCCCTGGCACCGCTTTTTATGTTCCCTTTGGGCATGATTATCCCGGCGCACCCAGACAATTGACAAAAGAACAGGTATTGGGGCAGTTAAAACCCTTGCTTGAAAATCCGCGCATTAAAAAAATCGGCCAGAATCTCAAATATGATATAGAAGTATTAGCCAATGCCGGTATTCAGCTGCAAGGTGCAGCCTATGACACCATGATTGAATCATACGTGCTCGATAGCGCCAGCAATAGCCATAGCATGGATATGCTGGCACTCAAGTACCTGGGTTGGCGTACCATTACGTTTGAAGACATCGCAGGCAAAGGAAGCAAGCAGCTTTGTTTCAACCAGATTGATGTCCAACAGGCGGGCATTTATGCCGCGGAAGACGCCGATGTCACACTTCAGCTGCATCACAAATTATGGCCTCGCATCGCTCAAGAGCCAGGCTTGAAACATATTTTTACTGACATTGAAATGCCGCTCATTCCCGTGCTCGCCGCCATGGAATGTCATGGCGTACTGATTGATCCACAAAAGCTGGAGAAGCAGGGTAAAGAGTTAAAAGCGCGTTTGGCAGAACTCGAAGAAGAAGCTTTTATACTGGCCGGCCAACCTTTTAACCTCAACTCGCCCAAACAACTACAAGAAATTTTATTTGAGCGGCTCAAATTGCCTATTTTACAAAAAACACCCACCGGGCAGGCGTCAACCGCCGATGGTGTTTTGCAGGAATTAGCTCTGGATTTCACTATCGCGCGCACCATTATCGAATACCGGAGCCTGAGTAAGCTTATTTCTACTTACACAAGCCGGCTTATTGAGCAGATCCATCCCAAAACACATCGCATTCATACATCCTATAATCAAACGGGCACAGCGACCGGAAGGCTTTCTTCTTCTGAGCCCAATTTACAGAATATTCCCATACGCACTTCCGAAGGCCGGCGCATTCGTCAGGCTTTTATCGCGCCAGAAGGATACCAACTTATCAGCGCCGACTACTCACAGATTGAACTAAGACTGATGGCGCATATCTCAGAAGATGCAGGGCTATTACACGCATTTAGCCAAAACCTCGATATCCACCAAGCAACCGCAGCAGAAGTTTGGGGCGTGCCGCTTGATCAGGTGACCCAGGAAATGCGCCGTAATGCCAAGGCCATTAATTTTGGACTCATTTACGGCATGTCTGCATTTGGTCTGACCCGCCAGCTTGGCATTGATCGCAAAGCAGCACAGGATTATATAGATCGCTATTTCGCCCGTTATCCCGGCGTTAGAGCCTACATGGATAACACGCGCAAACTGGCCAAAGAAAAGGGCTATGTGCAAACACTCTGGGGCCGCCGGCTTTATTTGCCTGATATTAATGCGAGCCAGATACCGCGGCAAAAAGCTGCTGAACGCACCGCTATTAACGCACCCTTGCAGGGCAGCGCAGCTGACATTATCAAGCTGGCCATGATCCGGATCGATCGGTG
Proteins encoded:
- the polA gene encoding DNA polymerase I, encoding MADNKPLILVDGSSYLYRAFHALPALTNSKGFPTGAVYGMINMLKRLIADYQPENMAVVFDAKGKTFRDEIYKEYKATRQEMPGELVVQIEPIHRIITAMGIPLIMVEGVEADDVIGTLAAQAAQAGVPTLISTGDKDLAQLVNDHITLINTMTNTTLDPKGVQEKFGVPPERIIDYLTLVGDTSDNIPGVPQVGPKTAAKWLQIYGSLANIVANAEKISGKVGDNLRQSLSQLPLTQSLVTIKMDVDLPLSFADLKIKPADKSVLIDCYKEMEFKNWLSELLEERKENNTDKYKNYRIITDENAFNDLLKQIDQAHEIAFDTETTSLDYMNAQLVGLSIAFAPGTAFYVPFGHDYPGAPRQLTKEQVLGQLKPLLENPRIKKIGQNLKYDIEVLANAGIQLQGAAYDTMIESYVLDSASNSHSMDMLALKYLGWRTITFEDIAGKGSKQLCFNQIDVQQAGIYAAEDADVTLQLHHKLWPRIAQEPGLKHIFTDIEMPLIPVLAAMECHGVLIDPQKLEKQGKELKARLAELEEEAFILAGQPFNLNSPKQLQEILFERLKLPILQKTPTGQASTADGVLQELALDFTIARTIIEYRSLSKLISTYTSRLIEQIHPKTHRIHTSYNQTGTATGRLSSSEPNLQNIPIRTSEGRRIRQAFIAPEGYQLISADYSQIELRLMAHISEDAGLLHAFSQNLDIHQATAAEVWGVPLDQVTQEMRRNAKAINFGLIYGMSAFGLTRQLGIDRKAAQDYIDRYFARYPGVRAYMDNTRKLAKEKGYVQTLWGRRLYLPDINASQIPRQKAAERTAINAPLQGSAADIIKLAMIRIDRWLQQENIDARMIMQVHDELVFEAATDSLPQMMEGIRHHMSEVVQLRVPLLVSIGTGDNWDAASAH